From the Lathyrus oleraceus cultivar Zhongwan6 chromosome 4, CAAS_Psat_ZW6_1.0, whole genome shotgun sequence genome, one window contains:
- the LOC127135623 gene encoding putative F-box protein At4g38870: protein MLCVYFKAFLFQFLLILSIHIMATITYKKKVNTSHIPYELALSILSKLPLKPLKRFTCVQKSWSLLFQNPNFTDMFHANFFVFKPNEEYENTSLLLKIIIEVDDVLSKLSGDRFEDMVIIDWPPPFEEDHNYVEVLGSSSINGVLCLYQDHGNESPTVLWNPATTEFKLVVFAGEG, encoded by the exons ATGCTTTGTGTTTATTTCAAAGCTTTTCTGTTTCAGTTTCTTCTCATTCTCTCAATTCATATTATGGCTACCATTACATACAAGAAAAAGGTTAATACTTCTCACATTCCATATGAACTCGCTTTATCCATACTCTCTAAATTGCCTCTTAAACCTCTAAAACGATTCACATGTGTTCAAAAATCATGGTCTCTTTTatttcaaaaccctaatttcacgGACATGTTTCACGCGAATTTCTTCGTATTTAAACCTAATGAGGAGTATGAAAACACCTCTCTTCTCTTAAAGATTATAATTGAAGTCGACGATGTATTGTCCAAGCTTTCTGGTGATAGGTTTGAGGATATGGTGATAATAGATTGGCCACCTCCTTTTGAAGAGGATCATAACTATGTGGAAGTGTTAGGTTCTTCCAGTATTAATGGCGTTCTTTGTCTCTATCAAGATCATGGCAATGAATCACCAACTGTGTTATGGAATCCTGCTACCACGGAATTCAAG CTGGTTGTCTTTGCCGGAGAAGGATAG
- the LOC127137811 gene encoding uncharacterized protein LOC127137811: protein MFRGSKSEFHPALSVSNIRNHIPIILEMEKDQYEPNSNAMEAWNRLEDIFQDNKNARAVTLEQEFSNTRMEDFPNVSAYCQRLKMLSDQLRNVGSPVNNHHLVLQLISGLPKAYRSVATLIRQSNPLPTFYQARSMLT, encoded by the exons ATGTTTCGAGGTTCCAAATCGGAGTTTCATCCCGCTCTTTCCGTCTCCAATATTAGGAACCATATTCCTATTATTCTTGAGATGGAAAAAGATCAATATG AACCCAACTCCAATGCAATGGAAGCATGGAATCGCTTGGAAGATATTTTTCAGGACAACAAAAATGCTCGAGCAGTCACTCTTGAGCAAGAGTTTTCTAACACTCGTATGGAGGATTTTCCCAATGTCTCCGCTTATTGTCAACGTCTTAAGATGCTTTCTGATCAGTTGAGAAATGTCGGCTCCCCTGTCAACAATCATCATCTGGTCCTTCAGCTGATCTCTGGTCTCCCAAAAGCTTACCGTAGTGTTGCTACTTTGATTCGCCAGAGCAACCCTCTTCCGACATTCTATCAGGCTCGTTCCATGCTCACTTGA
- the LOC127075847 gene encoding phospholipase D beta 1, whose translation MHQWSNFYEPCLHTHLHINLHLQLLLIHMNHIHQISNEEKQLEFQAHSSNGSFSAFEHFYSEVGDSSKLSAYSASSDDSLHSQSLKSFPVQDKIFLLHGNLDICIHGAKNLPYMDMFRKTVGDMFDKFPGNVSNKIEGTTSRKITSGPYVSILLSNAIVGRTFMISNRENPVWEQHFYIPVAHNAVEVHFVVKDSGMVGLQFIGIVVIPVGQIYSGEKILGTYPILTSNGKPCKQGAVLSVSIQFIPVEKLTIYHQGVGEGPDYIGVPGTYFPLRKGGTVTLYQDAHVPDGCLPNVMLDHGKQYAHGKCWVDIFNAIRQAKHLVYIVGWSVWHKVRLLRDAGHSHGSDFTLGDLLKAKSQEGVRVLLLVWDDPTSRTILGFDTDGIMATHDEETRRFFKNSSVQVLLFPRIYGKRNSWARHQEVGPIFTHHQNTVFVDAEAENNRRKIVAFIGGLDLCDGRYDTPHHPLFRSLQTLHMDDYHNPTFTGSTGGCPREPWHDLHCKIDGPAAYDILTNFEECWLRAVKLTGKKRLYDDALLKIERVSNIIHVSDTPSVGDDNPETWHTQIFRSIDSTSVMGFPKEPKDALEKNLVCGKNVLIDMSIHTAYVKAIRAAQHYIYIESQYFIGSSYNWSQYEDLGANNLIPMEIALKIAEKIKANERFAVYIIIPMWPEGDPTGAATQRILFWQHKTMEMMYKTIYNTLVEVGLEAVFSPQDYLNFFCLGNREAVDMHENIIGSGIPPPPNTPQENSRFNRRFMINVHSKAMIVDDEYVILGSANINQRSMEGTRDTEIAMGAYQPQYTWAKKQSYPRGQVHGYRMSLWGEHTGTIEECFLQPESLDCVRRVRTMSEMNWKQFSSEYVTDMRGHLLKYPVEVNRKGKVRSLPGDEEFPDVGGNIIGSFVWPYQSVKPFDEFFLHY comes from the exons ATGCATCAATGGTCAAACTTCTATGAGCCTTGTCTGCATACCCACCTCCACATCAATCTTCACCTGCAACTACTCCTTATCCATATGAATCATATCCATCAAATTTCAAATGAAGAGAAACAACTAGAGTTTCAAGCTCATTCTAGTAATGGTTCCTTTTCAGCTTTTGAGCATTTTTACTCTGAAGTGGGTGATTCATCCAAACTTTCAGCTTATTCGGCTTCATCTGATGACTCACTGCATAGCCAGAGTTTGAAGAGTTTTCCAGTTCAGGATAAAATTTTCCTCCTGCATGGTAATTTAGATATATGTATTCATGGAGCTAAGAATCTTCCATATATGGACATGTTTCGTAAAACTGTAGGTGACATGTTTGATAAATTTCCTGGTAATGTGAGCAACAAGATTGAAGGAACAACGAGTAGGAAGATTACTAGTGGTCCTTATGTGTCAATTCTTTTGTCAAATGCTATAGTTGGTAGGACTTTTATGATTAGCAATAGAGAAAATCCTGTATGGGAGCAACACTTTTACATTCCTGTTGCACATAATGCTGTTGAAGTACATTTTGTTGTTAAGGATAGTGGTATGGTTGGCTTGCAATTTATTGGTATTGTGGTGATCCCGGTGGGGCAGATATACTCGGGTGAAAAAATACTAGGCACTTACCCTATCCTTACTAGCAATGGGAAGCCTTGTAAGCAAGGTGCTGTGTTGAGTGTTTCCATTCAGTTCATTCCAGTAGAGAAGCTGACCATTTATCATCAAGGTGTTGGAGAGGGGCCTGACTATATTGGTGTGCCGGGAACTTATTTTCCTTTGAGGAAAGGCGGAACTGTGACTCTGTATCAAGACGCTCATGTTCCGGATGGATGCCTGCCTAATGTCATGCTTGATCATGGAAAGCAATATGCTCATGGAAAGTGTTGGGTTGACATCTTTAATGCGATACGTCAAGCGAAGCATTTGGTTTACATTGTGGGTTGGTCAGTGTGGCACAAAGTTAGGTTGCTAAGGGACGCTGGTCATTCTCATGGATCAGATTTCACCCTTGGTGATCTTTTGAAGGCCAAGTCTCAAGAAGGAGTAAGAGTGCTTCTCCTTGTTTGGGATGACCCTACATCAAGAACCATTCTTGGTTTTGATACA GATGGTATCATGGCGACTCATGATGAGGAAACTCGGCGATTTTTCAAGAATTCTTCTGTGCAAGTGCTACTTTTTCCTCGTATTTATGGAAAACGAAATAGCTGGGCCAGGC ATCAGGAAGTTGGACCAATATTTACACATCATCAGAATACAGTATTTGTGGATGCCGAGGCTGAAAATAACAGAAGAAAAATTGTAGCATTTATTGGTGGACTTGATTTGTGTGACGGCCGATATGATACTCCCCACCATCCCCTCTTTAGATCACTGCAGACACTGCACATGGATGACTATCACAACCCTACTTTCACA GGTAGTACTGGTGGCTGTCCAAGGGAACCATGGCATGACTTGCATTGTAAAATTGATGGTCCAGCAGCTTACGATATTCTGACCAACTTTGAGGAGTGCTGGTTAAGAGCTGTGAAACTTACAGGGAAAAAGCGTTTGTATGATGATGCATTGCTCAAGATAGAAAGAGTTTCAAATATAATTCACGTGTCTGATACTCCTAGTGTTGGTGATGATAATCCTGAAACTTGGCATACTCAG ATATTTCGTTCCATTGATTCAACCTCTGTCATGGGATTTCCGAAGGAGCCAAAAGATGCATTGGAAAAG AATCTAGTATGCGGGAAGAATGTGCTGATTGACATGAGCATACATACAGCATATGTAAAGGCCATTCGTGCCGCGCAGCATTACATTTATATAGAGAGTCAATATTTCATTGGTTCTTCATACAATTGGAGCCAATATGAAGACCTTG GTGCAAATAATTTAATTCCAATGGAGATTGCCCTTAAGATTGCTGAAAAAATAAAGGCAAACGAGAGGTTTGCAGTATACATAATTATTCCAATGTGGCCAGAGGGTGATCCAACAGGTGCTGCCACTCAACGGATTTTATTTTGGCAG CATAAAACAATGGAAATGATGTACAAGACAATTTACAATACTTTGGTTGAAGTTGGGCTCGAAGCAGTGTTTTCTCCACAAGACTATTTGAACTTTTTCTGTCTTGGAAATCGAGAAGCAGTAGATATGCACGAGAACATTATTGGGTCTGGAATTCCTCCCCCACCAAATACTCCACAA GAAAATAGTCGATTTAACCGACGGTTCATGATTAATGTTCATTCAAAAGCCATGATTGTTGATGATGAATATGTGATATTGGGGTCAGCAAACATTAATCAACGCTCTATGGAAGGAACAAGGGACACTGAGATTGCAATGGGAGCTTACCAACCTCAATATACATGGGCGAAAAAACAGTCTTATCCACGGGGACAG GTACATGGATACAGAATGTCACTCTGGGGTGAACATACGGGTACAATCGAAGAATGTTTCTTACAACCGGAGAGCCTGGACTGTGTGAGAAGAGTTAGAACAATGTCTGAGATGAACTGGAAACAATTTTCATCAGAATATGTGACAGATATGAGAGGACATTTACTAAAGTACCCAGTAGAAGTCAACAGAAAGGGTAAGGTTAGATCTCTTCCTGGTGATGAAGAGTTCCCTGATGTTGGAGGAAATATAATAGGATCTTTTGTATGGCCATACCAGAGTGTCAAACCATTTGATGAGTTTTTTTTACATTATTGA
- the LOC127137810 gene encoding serine/threonine/tyrosine-protein kinase HT1, which yields MAAGATTTARTKAEGERIGWLSCSAAAAVQIFGLAREESVTEMITAETRTFEGMSNLHAPYAAVFKQERPKIPDDISPDLAFVIQPCWVKDPNLRPNFSQIIRMLNVSLFILSSLSPS from the exons ATGGCTGCAGGTGCGACGACGACGGCGCGAACAAAGGCGGAAGGCGAGAGAATAGGATGGTTGTCGTGTTCGGCGGCAGCGGCGGTACAGA TTTTTGGTCTTGCAAGAGAAGAATCGGTGACTGAAATGATAACTGCAGAAACTAGAACATTTGAAGGAATGTCCAATTTACATGCTCCTTATGCAGCTGTTTTCAAG CAAGAGAGGCCGAAAATTCCAGACGATATATCACCTGATCTAGCTTTTGTCATACAACCATGTTGGGTTAAAGATCCTAACTTGAGACCAAACTTTAGTCAAATCATTCGGATGCTCAATGTGTCTCTCTTCATACTCTCATCATTATCTCCATCTTGA